One Conger conger chromosome 7, fConCon1.1, whole genome shotgun sequence genomic window, CACATATCGCATGACATCTGTCCCATCAACTTGTAACTGCTGCAGAGGTGCTTTATTTCAGATTGCCATGGAGTCTACTGCTCATCTGACTCAAGGTATAACCTCAACTTCAACCACCCAGCCCCCTATTAATTTAATCTTCATTCAAGAGACATATCTGCACATTCTTACCTGAAGAAATGAATTTTGAGAGCAATCAAGAATtgacaaagaaaaataagcaaacaGTGGGGACAATTTGCCAGGTGTGCAAATATAGTCAGATGGAGAGAAAATGATTAGGGAGGCCCAAGCAAAGAGTAACTCCAGCATAGTGCAGTAAAGAATAATTTCACAGAATCCCTTTCATTTTACCTGGAATTACTTAATTGACTCTATGCAAACAAAATCAGAAGATCTGTCAAAAACTGCCCAGAACCTGTCTAAAACTTTAAAGATACATCTAAACCCCAGATTACAATCATTAATGAATTTTGCATGACAATGAGGACTCTCATTAATACATCTTGCACAGGTAATCAATGTATTCAGGGGTGCAATATGACTTTGGGGGGTAAAGAACATACCATTCAGTCTTCTTTCACTGGTTTACAGTACATTGCCTGAATGAAAACCAATGGTTCCATACTCAAGTTCACATGTCCTTGCAGCACGGTCAGACAACCGACATATCCAGTGGCTCACAGAGCTTAATGTCTCTACACTCAGTTGAGCCATTAACCCCATCACTCAGTACATGGCAGCTGTACAGCGAATTGTCCATCTTAGCAATCACAGGTTTGGTGATCAGCGCCACTGCTAAACTCCATTGCAAAAGAATCACACGTGTGACGTCATGACGCAAGCTTTCGGCTGTCGCTATGTCCTTTTATCTTTCATGAAATTGTTGGGGTGAGAATATTTGCTGATTGGAACCAGACGCATGCTGTCAGCTAACACCAGATCCCAATATGAATCTTCTGTGTCGGATTTTCCACAGAGGACTGTTGTATGGACTGAATCATTCTGTCACTGGACCTCGGGGTTTCTGTTGTGGCGTTTCTCGAAAGGATAGTGCATGGCTGGACAGTGCGGGTTCCAGGTGAGGTGTACCCTTTAAACTGctataggctagctagctaaaggaAGATAACGGATCCCCATTGATCGTACGCTACAAGGTACGATACGTAGGCAGCTGAACTGTATACAGATAGATCCAGAAAAAATAACTTGACGAGACACGATTGcattagatcatattttttaaaattgtgtaaGCTAACTAGCCAGCTAAACTACCCAGCAAGCAATCGGCATTAGGTAATGGTGGCTCCCAGCTTCCGaactagctaacttagctagcttgcAAGCTACGGTTAACTAATGTTAGTGAGCTCCTGCAGAATTGTGCGTAATCAATTTTATTGCTTTTGGGGATGCTATGCTAACCTACAGTAGcagcgttagctagctaacgttatatcATGAGGGAGTTATATCAACGTAGCGAGCATTAGCTAGTCAAACTGTTTTTCAGGGGCGTAGGTTTCAGCTTGTAACACATTGTAACCCTAAACAAAATagcaaacaataataattacaaacaATACTTTACTCGTATATCAACAGCAATGACGTGTACTATGATCTAAAGCTGGTGACCTTTCAATAAATCTTTAAAGCTACTAATGGATAATTAATATGTGCGTTCTTTTTCAGCCCAGTAAATCTGACGTATGATGTATTTGACGGGAAAGGGACAGATAGTCCCCTGGTATTCCTCCACGGTTTGTTCGGCAGTAAATCCAACTTCCACTCCATAGCCAAGTCGCTGGTGCAGAGAACAGGGAGAAAGGTAATGTAGATCATCAGGGCGGACGATGATGACCTCACCAATCTTTTAATGAAGTACCGTAACTTAACGTTatatataaacctttatttgacgaggaagtcacattgagattaaaacctattttacaaatgagaccCAGCCATGTCAAGCTAACTCCAAAATAAAGATTTTCTAAATGTAGTTTACTCAATCTATGGATGTCTCCTAAGGTACAGTTATACATCTTCTCTCAATGTCATTCCTCAATTGAACTCGGTGGGGTTTTGCCAATTACGTATCTAGCAGCATCTTTCTGTGCAGGTGCAGACAATGCcctaggtttttattttattttttatgaatgtatataaaatatttattgtttgtcATTTGGGGTATGCtactaaaaaaacatatttctgcagaaTTTTCATTTGCTCTCGTATTTGTACTGCAATTCAATATGGCTTTCTCTCCCACACCTGTGCTAGTGTCCTAATTCTCCTTTGTCCAGTTAGGTGCTGACTGTAGATGCTCGTAACCATGGACACAGTACACATAGCCCTGTTTTGACCTATGAAGCAATGACCAATGACCTTCTGCAGCTCCTTGGCCAGCTGCACATCGGAAAATGTATTCTGATTGGCCATAGCATGGGAGGCAAGGTGGCCATGTCCACAGCTCTGATGCAGGTAAGCAATGAAAAGTATGATGAGAGATCAGATGAAGATATCAGATTCACAGTTCACTCATACTGCAGAGGCAATGCAGGCTATTGCCATTTGGGCTTCAAACCCTTCTCCGAGAGTTTGCAAATGAGAATGACCACACTGAGTTCCGTGTCACTCATTCCCTCACTCAGCCAAGTCTGGTGGAGCGACTTGTCGTGGTGGACATCACTCCAGCTCAGTCCACAACACGAACCAACTTCCACGCCTACATCCAGGCCATGAAGCAAATGAAGATAGCCAGTGATATCCCCCGCTCTACAGCACGCAGGCTGGCCGAAGACCAGCTCCGCAATCTCATCAAGGTCAGTTATGGCACCACTCAGCGAAGCTCAGCATAGCTTGACATAGTCTGACCTGGCTGGTTGATATCTTCACTTTACTGATTCAGTCTTCATCAAAGTTTCACAGTTTTTGACTTGTTTCCGTCTCGGTTTGAACAGGAACGTTCTGTCAGACAGTTTCTCTTGACAAACTTTGTGGAAGAAAACGGTCACTACACTTGGAGAGTGAACTTGGAGGCCATTTCTAAGCATCTGGAGGACCTCATGAGTTTCCCCAATTTTGATACAACATATGAAGGACCAACGCTTTTTCTTGGTGGAAGCAACTCTGCTTACATCAGGTAAACTACAATCAGCAAAAAAAAGTGCaattactgtttgttttttgttgttgtatattTTCCATTTCCACATTTGCCAGATGGTTTCACCGAAACctgaattgtattttatttctctcaaattcTATCCTTTGTGCAGCTCTGAGGATTACCCTGAGATCCAGCGTCTGTTTCCCGCTGCTGACATCCAGTACATCCATGATGCCAGCCATTGGATCCACGCAGACAAGCCTTTAGACTTCATCAGCTCCATTATTTCCTTCCTGCAGTCTTAGCCATGTGTGTAGGGCACGACCTGGGACAGCCGGAAAGGAAGCTGGACCAAACAAACCTACGAACACAGTCCAACTTAATCCTCTAGGCCTCTGCTCATAGGAGGAGACCATATAGCACATGTTTAATGTATTTAGcccatgttctgtgtttgtcaaGGTTAGGTGTTCTAATCCAAAGATAActtcacacaaatatatatttatgtatattttaatggaGATGGTTTGGACTAAGGTGTCAGGAAGCTACTGCAGTCCAGGTAGGGAACTCTAGCTGTGCCATCTTGCTATGAAtcctgtacatacagtagggTATTGCAGGATACTGCCCGCATTGCCTCTGCATTCCATTTATTGGAGGTAGTTCATAAGGATAATGCAACCTATGCAACATAGAGGTTGAACTTGTTGTGCTTTGTGGTGTTTTAATAGTCTAAATAGGCtctatatacatatttttactATCACTAAGAGTAGCGTGAATTTGATTCTCCCAAGTATGTGATAGCTGCACTTTGGTTGACACAACCCGTGTTCAGTTTTATCTTTCTACAAATACCTGTGTTCTACAAACAGATAAAAGTGGTAGTATCTTTGGAGACGGCTTATATTCAGTACACGTTGTACATATACTGTGTCATTATTCAAATGTATAGCTACTATGAGAActtgtcgggggggggggctggctatTGAAACAATCTTTTGTCGCTGACTATCAGTTGTTTAAATGTTGTTTGCTATTCATCTTATTTAGGTGATGATGCAAAGTTATAAAGTTATTAACTGTTCTAACCTTACACTGAGTACAATTTTGCGTATTGACTTGAAAATGCTTGCTGCCATACTGTTTCCGTCTTATGAGACTGGTCTTTTGTCTGGTCAGTCCCTCAGTTACAGTATGGGAAACCAAGTTAAATGATAGTTCCAgtgttctgtgttttgtttatgATTGGTTATGGAGTCGCCTTTGTGCCTACAGTATAATCTGAAAGATTTCAGGCAATAGGTATACCTGCGCTTGTATTCATCAAGCATGTCATAGTAGGGCCATTGACTTGGGGTCAGTTTTCCCCTGTCACAAAATTATCCGTTATGCTAAAAGGCAAAAATGATCCCTAGATCTGGGTTTGCCAGCACAAGCTATGTGCAACACCTTATGGATTTTGCCTCACCTTGTGTTGCACAAGGCAGAGTTCAGTCATGTAGAAGATGTCAGCTATTGGACAGAATGTACACAAGGAACTCAatgtgatatgtgtgtatgtgtataaatatGACTTTACTCAACAGTATAAACAATGCCAATTTCCTTTTCTTCAAACACATCATACACAGCGGTTTCTGAAAGCATGCCTTGTCATTCTTGTAGGGTTCAGGTTCACATTGTcattaaatattgtattatgCATTTCAGTTGATCCAGTCATTCTGTAGCATAGTTGACTTCAGTCAAACATGTTTAAAGATGCATAAAATCAGTAAGAAAGTGTGACGAGCAATGTAAAGATTTTTACACAGAATCTTAGATTTTGTCACATTATGTAACAGTAAGTTTGAAATCAGCATGTGTATGCCttaaatacatactgtacaacaaCCACAATCCTTTAGCTGTTTTCCTATTTACACATATTTCCCTGCTTTTGACATGCTTCTGGTTGTCCAATGCTGAGCCAGGTGAGGCTCAGTGAACATGATTACACACTTTACAGTGTTTTAAGTGCCAGGAGAAGGGAGTCAAATGTACACTAGTTTATAATGGAATACCAATGGAAGCATTTGGCACAACCTGCCCAGGATCCCTATACTGTAGCCATGCCTTTCTCTCTAACTAAAAATGGTAGCCGTCAACTGAAAGCAAAGATGAATGGTCTAGCGGCTTTTTTTACTTTCAGCATGGAGCCTTAAGTAGTTCTGCAGTCCCCCCAGTCTGGTTCTCTAAAAAGAAAGGCAGGGACTTCTTACCTTCATTATAACCTCAAAATGTTTGTTCTCTATATAGttctttttacttttaaacTGCATAAGTTTGAGAATATAGCCCTTCAGCATGCAGCATTGCTACACATTTCTCCTTGGGTTCTATACATTCGTAGCCCTGAAAATACATTGTAACAAACCCGAAACAGAGCCTGCTATAACTCTGGCTGCCACTTCTGAAAAAGCTTTTGCAGATCAAAGTCAAAAGCAAATCCGTTTGTGTTCAATGGCTCATGAATAATTACTTGAGTGATACAGTACATTGttgaaaattatacatttttgtatgcCTTTGCATAATctaaaaaatgctaaattaagTGGAACTCAGCAAGTGAAAGACTTACTGGCACAAATTGTATTCCTAGAATCTTAAATCCCCTAATCCTGTGACATCCAATCAAATTtacacaaatacagtatgttctaCTCTACTTAA contains:
- the abhd11 gene encoding protein ABHD11 isoform X1, which translates into the protein MTQAFGCRYVLLSFMKLLGGLLYGLNHSVTGPRGFCCGVSRKDSAWLDSAGSSPVNLTYDVFDGKGTDSPLVFLHGLFGSKSNFHSIAKSLVQRTGRKVLTVDARNHGHSTHSPVLTYEAMTNDLLQLLGQLHIGKCILIGHSMGGKVAMSTALMQPSLVERLVVVDITPAQSTTRTNFHAYIQAMKQMKIASDIPRSTARRLAEDQLRNLIKERSVRQFLLTNFVEENGHYTWRVNLEAISKHLEDLMSFPNFDTTYEGPTLFLGGSNSAYISSEDYPEIQRLFPAADIQYIHDASHWIHADKPLDFISSIISFLQS
- the abhd11 gene encoding protein ABHD11 isoform X2, translated to MNLLCRIFHRGLLYGLNHSVTGPRGFCCGVSRKDSAWLDSAGSSPVNLTYDVFDGKGTDSPLVFLHGLFGSKSNFHSIAKSLVQRTGRKVLTVDARNHGHSTHSPVLTYEAMTNDLLQLLGQLHIGKCILIGHSMGGKVAMSTALMQPSLVERLVVVDITPAQSTTRTNFHAYIQAMKQMKIASDIPRSTARRLAEDQLRNLIKERSVRQFLLTNFVEENGHYTWRVNLEAISKHLEDLMSFPNFDTTYEGPTLFLGGSNSAYISSEDYPEIQRLFPAADIQYIHDASHWIHADKPLDFISSIISFLQS